One window from the genome of Streptomyces cadmiisoli encodes:
- a CDS encoding anhydro-N-acetylmuramic acid kinase, with amino-acid sequence MRVIGLMSGTSYDAIDAAAADLGLVGDGLVLRPLGMVSERYDDELRASLAVALPPGTVPMAEVCRLDTRIGRAFAAAAVRADRELCSGQAELVASHGQTVYHWVDRGKVHGTLQLGQPAWIAEATGLPVVADFRPRDIAAGGQGAPLVSLVDLLWLRGRPGTPVALNLGGIANLTAPDGTAFDTGPACALIDAAAHGFSGGRLAYDLDGALAARGHVHQELLDRLLADPYYALPAPKTTGKELFHIGYLHQALAGLGTLPAEDVIATLTGLTARTVADAVRATGGTEVIASGGGIRNPVLMRMLGDALPGVAVRTSDELGLPAQAKEAYAFAVLGFLTAHGLPGTVPASTGARHPSVLGSVTPGRGGLRLPPPAERAPVRLVLE; translated from the coding sequence ATGCGGGTGATCGGGCTGATGTCCGGTACGTCGTACGACGCCATCGACGCCGCGGCGGCCGATCTCGGCCTCGTCGGCGACGGCCTCGTGCTGAGGCCGCTCGGCATGGTCAGCGAGCGGTACGACGACGAGCTGCGGGCCTCGCTCGCGGTGGCGCTGCCGCCGGGGACCGTCCCGATGGCCGAGGTGTGCCGGCTGGACACCCGGATCGGACGGGCCTTCGCCGCGGCGGCCGTCCGGGCCGACCGCGAACTGTGCTCCGGGCAGGCGGAGTTGGTGGCCTCGCACGGGCAGACCGTGTACCACTGGGTCGATCGGGGGAAGGTGCACGGCACGCTGCAGCTCGGTCAGCCCGCGTGGATCGCCGAGGCGACCGGGCTGCCCGTGGTCGCCGACTTCCGGCCCCGGGACATCGCCGCCGGGGGGCAGGGGGCACCCCTGGTGAGCCTGGTCGACCTGCTGTGGCTGCGCGGACGGCCGGGCACACCGGTCGCCCTCAACCTCGGCGGGATCGCCAACCTCACCGCGCCCGACGGGACCGCCTTCGACACGGGCCCGGCGTGCGCGCTGATCGACGCGGCGGCGCACGGGTTCAGCGGCGGCCGGCTGGCGTACGACCTGGACGGCGCCCTGGCCGCGCGCGGTCACGTCCATCAGGAACTGCTGGACCGGCTGCTGGCCGATCCGTACTACGCGCTGCCCGCGCCGAAGACGACCGGCAAGGAGCTGTTCCACATCGGGTACCTGCACCAGGCGCTGGCGGGCCTCGGCACCCTGCCGGCCGAGGACGTGATCGCGACACTGACCGGGCTGACCGCCCGCACGGTGGCCGACGCGGTACGGGCGACGGGCGGCACGGAGGTGATCGCGTCCGGCGGGGGCATCCGCAACCCGGTGCTGATGCGGATGCTCGGTGACGCGCTGCCGGGGGTGGCCGTGCGTACCTCCGACGAGCTGGGGCTGCCCGCCCAGGCGAAGGAGGCGTACGCCTTCGCGGTACTGGGGTTCCTGACGGCGCACGGCCTTCCCGGTACGGTGCCGGCGAGCACGGGGGCCCGGCATCCGAGCGTGCTGGGGTCGGTGACACCGGGGCGGGGCGGGCTGCGGCTGCCCCCGCCGGCCGAACGGGCGCCGGTGCGGCTGGTGCTGGAGTGA
- a CDS encoding MFS transporter — MSAPAQRPATAGARPERSRRALVAGSVGNFIEWYEFGVYGYFATIIAARFFTPEGGSEVEALVKTYASFALAFFFRPVGAALFGRLGDRIGRRPVLILVIGLMTGATTLIGALPTYDTVGALAPWLLTFLRILQGLSAGGEFGGAVAVMTEFAPPGRRGLYGSWQSFTVALGLLGGAGAAALLATVLTEAQLADWGWRLPFLLTLPMGLGALWLRLRLEETPAFSRERALERHSPPTGEVVRAVALGAGRIMGWAAAGYTFLVVLPSYLQSTLDATFQQALIATVLANLGFAATIVPAGLLSDRVGRRPVMLSGALLVVVLAVPLLNLLQDPGVSNAVKGAAVFAAGAVVGLMAGPGPAMLSEMFPTTVRYTGLGLAYALSNAVFSGCAGLIITETVERTGNVDIPAYYAAATCAVSVLALAAAPARGGKRKAG; from the coding sequence ATGAGCGCTCCCGCGCAGCGTCCGGCCACGGCCGGCGCCCGGCCCGAGCGGTCCCGCCGGGCACTGGTGGCGGGGTCGGTGGGCAACTTCATCGAGTGGTACGAGTTCGGCGTCTACGGCTACTTCGCCACGATCATCGCGGCGCGCTTCTTCACCCCCGAGGGGGGCAGTGAGGTCGAGGCGCTGGTGAAGACGTACGCGTCGTTCGCCCTGGCGTTCTTCTTCCGGCCCGTCGGCGCGGCGCTGTTCGGGCGGCTCGGCGACCGGATCGGCAGACGACCGGTGCTGATCCTGGTGATCGGTCTGATGACCGGCGCGACCACGCTGATCGGCGCACTGCCGACGTACGACACGGTCGGCGCCCTCGCCCCCTGGCTGCTGACCTTCCTGAGGATCCTCCAGGGCCTGTCCGCGGGCGGCGAGTTCGGCGGGGCGGTGGCGGTGATGACGGAGTTCGCCCCGCCGGGGCGGCGCGGACTGTACGGGTCCTGGCAGTCGTTCACGGTGGCGCTCGGACTGCTGGGCGGTGCGGGCGCGGCGGCACTGCTGGCCACGGTGCTGACGGAGGCCCAGCTGGCCGACTGGGGATGGCGGCTGCCGTTCCTGCTGACGCTGCCGATGGGACTGGGCGCGCTGTGGCTCAGGCTGAGGCTGGAGGAGACGCCCGCCTTCAGCCGGGAGCGGGCGCTGGAGCGGCACAGCCCGCCGACGGGCGAGGTGGTGCGGGCCGTCGCGCTGGGCGCGGGGCGCATCATGGGCTGGGCGGCGGCCGGGTACACCTTCCTGGTCGTGCTGCCGTCCTATCTCCAGAGCACGCTCGACGCCACCTTCCAGCAGGCGCTGATCGCCACGGTGCTGGCCAATCTGGGCTTCGCGGCCACCATCGTCCCGGCCGGACTGCTCAGCGACCGGGTGGGGCGGCGGCCCGTGATGCTGTCGGGTGCGCTGCTCGTGGTGGTCCTCGCCGTCCCGCTGCTGAACCTCCTTCAGGATCCCGGGGTGTCGAACGCGGTCAAGGGGGCGGCGGTGTTCGCCGCGGGCGCGGTCGTCGGACTCATGGCGGGCCCCGGACCGGCGATGCTGTCGGAGATGTTCCCGACGACCGTGCGCTACACCGGGCTGGGACTCGCCTACGCCCTGTCCAATGCCGTGTTCTCGGGCTGTGCCGGGCTCATCATCACCGAGACCGTCGAACGGACCGGGAACGTGGACATCCCCGCGTACTACGCGGCGGCGACCTGCGCGGTGAGCGTGCTGGCCCTCGCGGCGGCACCCGCGAGAGGCGGCAAGAGGAAGGCGGGTTGA
- a CDS encoding TetR/AcrR family transcriptional regulator produces the protein MTSQAADRPETVGASRRSKLTPEREQEFFDAVLDQIRQCGYDAVTMDAVAASTRCSKSTLYRQWKTKPQFVAAALRSNRRVRFADIDTGSLAEDLRQVARAAGDWSRRDSPLLQALGHAVVEDRELAQALREALVEPDVAAIRNILQRGVERGEVRADHPALECVPAQILGVLRIRPVLEGKEADEDYLLCFLEAAVLPALGLT, from the coding sequence ATGACGTCGCAGGCCGCGGACCGACCGGAGACGGTCGGCGCCTCGCGCCGCTCCAAGCTGACGCCGGAGCGTGAGCAGGAGTTCTTCGACGCCGTGCTGGACCAGATCCGCCAGTGCGGGTACGACGCCGTGACCATGGACGCCGTCGCCGCCAGCACGCGGTGCAGCAAGTCCACTCTGTACCGGCAGTGGAAGACCAAGCCCCAGTTCGTGGCGGCGGCACTGCGCTCCAACCGCCGGGTGCGGTTCGCCGACATCGACACCGGCTCGCTGGCCGAGGACCTGCGCCAGGTCGCGCGGGCCGCGGGGGACTGGTCGCGCCGCGACAGCCCGCTGCTCCAGGCGCTCGGCCACGCCGTGGTCGAGGACCGGGAACTCGCCCAGGCACTGCGTGAGGCGCTGGTGGAACCGGACGTCGCCGCGATCAGGAACATCCTGCAGCGCGGGGTGGAGCGCGGGGAGGTCCGTGCCGACCACCCGGCGCTGGAGTGCGTACCGGCGCAGATCCTCGGCGTCCTGCGCATCCGGCCGGTCCTGGAGGGCAAGGAAGCCGACGAGGACTACCTGCTCTGCTTCCTGGAGGCCGCCGTGCTGCCGGCACTCGGCCTCACCTGA
- a CDS encoding phosphatase PAP2 family protein, which yields MNARTEPADPKTDAIARPPIIRELLLVAGLFLVYKAGRLLATGHTAEAFRNAHHVWDLERALRLPSEGGVQSVLLHGEFAVHLANTYYVSVHFPATAAFLVWLYLRRPRHYVWARRALAALTAAALVLHLAFPLAPPRMLAATGLVDTGRLYGPSVYGSPETDQMSNQFAAMPSLHFGWALMLAIGLIVLGRSRWRWLWLLHPLVTLLVIVGTANHFWLDALVASALLGGALALIRPPRGAARAVPRAAGNAVPAEQPVLVAAAR from the coding sequence ATGAATGCCCGCACCGAGCCTGCCGATCCGAAGACCGACGCGATAGCGCGGCCGCCGATCATCCGTGAGCTGCTGCTCGTCGCAGGGCTCTTCCTCGTCTACAAGGCAGGCCGGCTGCTGGCGACCGGCCACACCGCCGAGGCCTTCCGCAACGCGCACCATGTCTGGGACCTGGAGCGAGCCCTGCGGCTGCCGAGCGAGGGCGGGGTGCAGTCCGTGCTGCTGCACGGCGAGTTCGCGGTGCACCTCGCGAACACCTATTACGTCAGTGTCCACTTCCCGGCCACCGCGGCCTTCCTGGTCTGGCTCTACCTGAGGCGCCCGCGGCACTACGTCTGGGCGCGCCGGGCACTCGCGGCGCTCACCGCCGCCGCGCTGGTGCTGCACCTGGCGTTCCCGCTCGCTCCCCCGCGGATGCTCGCGGCGACGGGACTGGTGGACACGGGGCGGCTGTACGGCCCGTCGGTGTACGGGTCCCCGGAGACCGACCAGATGTCCAACCAGTTCGCCGCGATGCCCTCCCTGCACTTCGGCTGGGCACTGATGCTGGCGATCGGGCTGATCGTGCTCGGGCGGTCGCGGTGGCGATGGCTGTGGCTGCTGCACCCCCTGGTGACGCTGCTGGTGATCGTCGGCACGGCGAACCACTTCTGGCTGGACGCGCTCGTGGCGTCCGCACTGCTCGGCGGGGCGCTCGCGCTGATCCGCCCGCCGCGCGGGGCGGCTCGCGCCGTGCCCCGGGCGGCCGGCAACGCGGTGCCCGCCGAACAGCCGGTGCTCGTGGCGGCCGCCCGATGA
- a CDS encoding DUF2510 domain-containing protein has protein sequence MTQETPPGWYPDPGQTSDGPASERWWDGRAWTDRTRPVGPAAAWGPPVGPPTVDAAQQQTVFPGHIGYPGQPPQPPAAPRRGLRAGIAVTAAAVVLACIGVGVYALTDDEGGTDRAGTQQGQDRSGPPEGPFGDSGGSGGGRSPGPEESGPPKVEGGGTVSDVVNGISLPVPEGWTGEAFSVGAQLSSQDTYDCPGDTAKSCAKGGAYSAPAQVLRTKGSTPEQVAKADIAANAEESYGGTSYGGITSHEVLESKAVTVAGQKGYLVRWKAVTSKGADGYVQSLAFPSPADPDHLVLVRFGVDADQKVSVIDDITEGIEVSSGGGNGRSV, from the coding sequence ATGACGCAGGAGACTCCTCCCGGGTGGTACCCCGACCCGGGGCAGACAAGTGACGGTCCCGCCAGCGAGCGCTGGTGGGACGGCAGGGCATGGACGGACCGGACCCGTCCCGTGGGGCCGGCCGCCGCCTGGGGTCCCCCGGTGGGGCCGCCCACCGTCGACGCGGCGCAGCAGCAGACGGTGTTCCCGGGGCACATCGGCTATCCGGGACAACCGCCCCAGCCCCCTGCCGCCCCGCGGCGGGGTCTGCGCGCGGGCATCGCGGTCACGGCGGCCGCCGTGGTCCTCGCCTGCATCGGTGTCGGCGTCTACGCGCTGACCGACGACGAAGGCGGCACGGACCGGGCCGGTACGCAGCAGGGCCAGGACCGCAGCGGTCCGCCCGAGGGTCCCTTCGGCGACTCGGGCGGCTCCGGCGGCGGCCGGTCGCCCGGGCCGGAGGAGTCCGGGCCGCCCAAGGTCGAGGGCGGCGGGACCGTGTCCGACGTGGTCAACGGGATCAGCCTGCCGGTGCCGGAGGGCTGGACCGGTGAGGCCTTCAGCGTGGGCGCGCAGCTCAGCTCGCAGGACACCTACGACTGCCCCGGCGACACCGCCAAGTCCTGCGCCAAGGGCGGGGCCTACTCGGCGCCCGCCCAGGTGCTGCGCACCAAGGGCAGCACGCCGGAGCAGGTCGCCAAGGCCGACATCGCCGCGAACGCCGAGGAGTCCTACGGCGGCACGTCCTACGGCGGGATCACCTCGCACGAGGTGCTGGAGTCCAAGGCGGTGACGGTGGCCGGGCAGAAGGGCTACCTGGTCCGCTGGAAGGCGGTCACCAGCAAGGGCGCCGACGGCTATGTCCAGTCGCTCGCGTTTCCCTCGCCCGCCGACCCGGACCATCTGGTCCTGGTCCGCTTCGGGGTGGACGCCGACCAGAAGGTGAGCGTCATCGACGACATCACCGAGGGCATCGAGGTGTCGTCCGGCGGCGGGAACGGACGCAGCGTCTGA
- a CDS encoding DMT family transporter, with product MNATLVAVVLSLVSAVAYAAAAVAQERLAARSSGRGVLRLLGRAAWWLSVALNASGAVLHVIALAYGPLTLVQPLGALTLVAAVPMGAWLAGRRVSAVEWRGTAFTLLGLAALLITASGPAPDDVLSGSEALLVAGTAALLIGTLAWPGSRPGLRHATASGIASGVGSALTQTVTVAATDRSGPPIGIEVIGVALLVAAFATGGLLLSQSAYRGGLGAPLALVTVANPAAAAVIGLSLLGERLRGGGAGTVPALAGAALASWGVVLLSRAARPGPSPAPFPAEPEPEPEPEPASVPRQPHPGPGHLTPW from the coding sequence ATGAACGCCACCCTCGTCGCCGTCGTCCTGTCACTGGTCTCCGCCGTCGCCTACGCGGCCGCCGCCGTCGCCCAGGAACGCCTGGCCGCCCGCAGCTCCGGCCGGGGGGTGCTGCGGCTGCTCGGCCGCGCGGCGTGGTGGCTGTCCGTGGCGCTGAACGCCTCCGGCGCCGTCCTCCATGTCATCGCCCTCGCCTACGGACCGCTGACCCTGGTGCAGCCGCTGGGGGCGCTGACGCTGGTCGCGGCCGTGCCGATGGGGGCGTGGCTCGCGGGCCGGCGGGTCAGCGCCGTCGAGTGGCGGGGCACGGCCTTCACCCTGCTGGGGCTGGCCGCGCTGCTGATCACGGCGTCCGGGCCCGCGCCCGACGACGTGCTCAGCGGCTCGGAGGCCCTGCTGGTCGCGGGCACCGCGGCCCTGCTGATCGGCACCCTGGCCTGGCCGGGCTCCCGGCCGGGGCTGCGGCACGCGACCGCGTCCGGGATCGCCTCCGGGGTCGGATCGGCCCTCACCCAGACCGTGACGGTGGCCGCGACGGACCGGTCCGGTCCGCCGATCGGCATCGAGGTGATCGGTGTGGCGCTGCTCGTCGCGGCGTTCGCGACCGGTGGCCTGCTGCTGTCCCAGAGCGCCTACCGGGGCGGACTGGGCGCCCCCCTCGCACTGGTGACGGTGGCGAACCCGGCGGCGGCCGCGGTGATCGGGCTGTCCCTGCTCGGTGAACGGCTGCGGGGCGGCGGCGCGGGCACCGTGCCGGCGCTCGCCGGTGCCGCGCTGGCGTCCTGGGGAGTGGTCCTGCTGTCACGGGCGGCACGACCGGGCCCGTCGCCCGCTCCGTTCCCGGCGGAGCCCGAGCCCGAGCCCGAGCCCGAACCGGCGTCGGTGCCCCGGCAGCCGCATCCGGGACCGGGGCACCTCACACCGTGGTGA